Proteins encoded together in one Peribacillus asahii window:
- the rnr gene encoding ribonuclease R: MEEQIDQHIERLLSYMKEEAYKPLTVQELEEALGIEDSADFKNFVKALVKMEEKGLVIRTRSNRYGLPQKMNLIRGKLSGHAKGFAFVTPEDEPGADDIFIPPNETKSAMHGDTVMVRVSTETSGSRREGTVIRILERGVTEIVGTYSESKHFGFVIPDDKKIASDIFIPKQVNGGAIEGHKVVVKLTSYPEGRTSAEGEVIQILGHKNDPGVDILSVIHKHGLPLEFPQEVMDQANAVPDTIAESEIGNRRDLRNDVIVTIDGADAKDLDDAVTVTKLDNGNYKLGVHIADVSHYVTEGSPIDREALERGTSVYLVDRVIPMIPHRLSNGICSLNPKVDRFTLSCEMEITPEGEVIQHEIFESVIKTTERMTYSDVNKILLDQDEELLARYEPIIPMFQEMEKLAEILRRKRMNRGAIDFDFKEAKVLVDEEGHPSDVVLRERSVAERLIEEFMLAANETVAEHFHWLDVPFIYRIHEDPKPEKLQRFFEFITNFGYLVRGSANEVHPRALQEIIEAVEGKPEEMVISTVMLRSMQQAKYDPESLGHFGLSTEFYTHFTSPIRRYPDLIVHRLIRTYLIEGKLDPATQEKWDSLLPDIADHTSKRERRAVDAERETDELKKAEYMLDKIGEEYDGIISSVTNFGMFVELPNTIEGLVHVSYMTDDYYRFDERQLAMVGERTGKVFRIGDEISIRVSNVNKEERAVDFEIIGMKVSRPRPSSGEKRVFKANAGEKKRGRGGRNGRDEGRGGRNSERSSSERKPKKKKKFYENAPSAKRKKKPKKR; the protein is encoded by the coding sequence ATGGAAGAACAAATCGATCAACATATCGAGCGGCTTTTATCTTATATGAAAGAAGAGGCATATAAGCCGTTAACTGTTCAAGAGCTAGAAGAAGCTCTAGGGATTGAAGATTCAGCAGATTTTAAGAACTTTGTGAAGGCGCTTGTCAAAATGGAAGAAAAGGGTCTTGTCATTCGGACGAGAAGCAATCGCTATGGCCTGCCGCAAAAAATGAATTTAATTCGAGGGAAGTTGTCTGGGCACGCGAAGGGATTTGCTTTTGTTACACCTGAAGATGAACCGGGTGCAGATGATATTTTCATTCCACCAAATGAAACAAAGAGCGCGATGCACGGCGATACTGTTATGGTTCGGGTTTCTACGGAAACAAGCGGTTCAAGACGAGAAGGAACCGTGATTCGAATTCTTGAACGGGGCGTAACGGAGATTGTCGGTACGTATTCTGAAAGTAAACATTTTGGATTTGTCATCCCAGATGATAAAAAGATTGCAAGCGATATCTTTATTCCAAAACAAGTAAATGGCGGAGCTATTGAGGGACATAAAGTAGTTGTAAAATTAACTTCTTATCCTGAAGGGCGTACAAGTGCAGAAGGAGAAGTCATTCAAATTCTTGGCCATAAAAATGACCCAGGTGTGGACATTTTATCCGTGATTCATAAGCATGGTTTGCCATTAGAGTTTCCTCAGGAAGTGATGGACCAAGCGAATGCTGTGCCAGATACTATTGCGGAAAGTGAAATCGGCAATCGCCGTGATTTACGAAATGACGTGATTGTAACGATTGATGGTGCTGATGCGAAAGATTTGGATGATGCCGTTACGGTTACGAAGCTCGATAATGGCAATTACAAGCTTGGCGTTCATATTGCCGATGTTAGTCATTATGTAACAGAAGGTTCACCTATTGATCGAGAAGCGTTAGAAAGAGGGACAAGTGTTTATTTAGTAGACCGAGTGATCCCGATGATTCCACATCGTTTATCAAATGGGATTTGTTCTTTGAATCCAAAAGTCGATCGTTTTACTTTATCATGTGAAATGGAAATTACACCTGAAGGGGAAGTCATACAGCACGAAATTTTTGAAAGTGTAATTAAAACGACAGAACGAATGACGTATAGCGATGTGAATAAAATTTTATTAGATCAAGATGAAGAATTGCTTGCGCGTTATGAGCCGATTATTCCGATGTTCCAAGAAATGGAGAAGCTTGCTGAGATTCTGCGTCGTAAACGGATGAATCGCGGAGCCATTGACTTTGATTTTAAAGAAGCAAAAGTGCTCGTTGATGAAGAAGGGCATCCATCGGACGTTGTGCTACGCGAACGCTCTGTAGCAGAACGATTAATCGAAGAGTTTATGTTAGCAGCGAATGAGACAGTAGCAGAACATTTCCACTGGTTAGATGTTCCGTTTATTTATCGAATTCATGAAGATCCAAAGCCAGAGAAGTTACAACGCTTCTTCGAATTCATTACAAACTTTGGTTACCTTGTTCGTGGATCAGCGAATGAAGTGCATCCACGGGCTTTACAAGAAATTATTGAAGCGGTGGAAGGCAAGCCGGAAGAAATGGTCATTTCTACTGTCATGCTTCGTTCGATGCAGCAAGCGAAATATGACCCGGAAAGCTTAGGTCACTTTGGTCTTTCTACGGAATTCTATACACATTTCACATCGCCAATTCGCCGTTATCCAGATTTAATTGTGCACCGTCTTATTCGCACGTATTTAATTGAAGGCAAATTGGACCCTGCTACACAAGAAAAATGGGATTCCTTGCTGCCTGATATTGCAGATCATACATCTAAGCGGGAGCGTCGCGCTGTAGATGCTGAGCGCGAAACAGATGAGCTGAAAAAAGCAGAATATATGCTTGATAAAATTGGCGAAGAGTATGATGGAATTATTAGTTCTGTTACGAATTTTGGTATGTTTGTGGAGTTGCCAAACACAATTGAAGGGCTTGTTCATGTAAGCTATATGACTGATGATTATTATCGCTTTGACGAACGTCAACTAGCGATGGTAGGGGAACGAACAGGAAAAGTGTTCCGAATTGGGGATGAAATTTCGATTCGGGTTAGCAATGTAAATAAAGAAGAGCGTGCAGTTGATTTTGAAATTATCGGTATGAAAGTGAGTCGTCCACGTCCATCTTCTGGTGAGAAACGCGTATTTAAAGCAAATGCAGGAGAGAAAAAGCGCGGCCGCGGCGGACGAAATGGTCGTGATGAAGGACGTGGAGGCCGGAACTCTGAACGTTCCTCGTCTGAACGAAAACCGAAAAAGAAGAAAAAGTTTTATGAAAATGCGCCGTCTGCTAAGCGCAAGAAAAAACCAAAAAAGAGATAA
- a CDS encoding sporulation protein, which produces MILRKSMALLGIGSARIDLILQKEAHRPGEVVYGYFSINGGSIEQKLKRIDCNLVLTDKAAGIEKVIDTKIILTSKLVNSEELYTLPFTFRIPASIGASTDEISYRFQTKLHFNEGVTSQDQDIIQIL; this is translated from the coding sequence TTGATATTAAGGAAAAGCATGGCTCTATTAGGAATAGGTTCAGCAAGAATCGATTTGATTTTGCAAAAGGAAGCGCATAGACCTGGTGAGGTCGTTTATGGGTATTTTTCTATCAACGGAGGAAGCATTGAACAAAAGTTAAAGAGAATAGATTGTAATCTCGTATTGACTGATAAAGCTGCAGGTATTGAAAAAGTAATAGATACTAAAATCATTTTGACTTCCAAGCTGGTTAATTCTGAGGAACTATATACCCTTCCATTTACTTTCCGGATTCCAGCGTCTATTGGTGCTTCAACAGATGAAATATCTTATCGCTTTCAAACAAAGCTGCACTTTAATGAAGGTGTAACCAGCCAAGATCAGGATATCATTCAAATCCTGTAG
- a CDS encoding glutathionylspermidine synthase family protein — protein MSTFHDERKQFYEQIDGFWSDLYGMEYALWDVKKETSETIGRIRTAAERIGHIFYKTAPLLRNLDDETFLQLGFPPESFTYIRLQTLPFESVIARLDLVVTEQDVKLLEMNADTPTFIMETFNINEKVCKAFQLKNPNEACEDKLREALQKAIKAAVGFLGKRKTPHIVFASHGDHAEDRLTTMYLQQLSGFNSRFTSLDRLRVVPEAIKENGEVVVERGLYDDQGEKIDVLYRQTYPLEHLIEDEDPLTKEKVGQFLMKLVEEKELAVINPPSAFLLQSKAIMALIWGLHEVRHSFYTEEEHQWISTYFLPTYMDEDWFWQQKVNYVKKPSFGREGDTVEIYGGTGQKLDEDQHKTYKDSVPVYQQFIELPKTVVQTEQGEKQVHYMYGCFYINGQVSSIGIRAGRQITDNESYFLPIGLDKEEEK, from the coding sequence ATGAGTACGTTTCATGATGAAAGGAAGCAGTTTTATGAACAAATCGACGGGTTTTGGTCTGATTTATATGGCATGGAATACGCTTTGTGGGATGTGAAAAAGGAAACATCAGAAACGATTGGACGCATCCGAACAGCGGCGGAGCGAATCGGCCATATTTTTTATAAAACGGCTCCATTGCTAAGGAATTTAGATGATGAGACATTCCTTCAACTTGGATTTCCTCCTGAATCTTTTACGTATATTCGTTTACAGACCCTTCCTTTTGAAAGTGTTATCGCCCGCCTTGATTTAGTGGTGACGGAACAAGATGTAAAACTGCTTGAGATGAATGCAGATACACCGACTTTTATTATGGAGACATTTAATATAAATGAAAAAGTGTGCAAAGCGTTTCAGCTTAAAAATCCGAATGAGGCGTGTGAGGATAAGCTTCGAGAAGCGCTTCAGAAGGCTATTAAAGCAGCTGTTGGCTTTCTTGGAAAGAGAAAAACTCCTCATATTGTTTTTGCTTCCCATGGAGACCACGCAGAAGACCGCTTAACAACTATGTATTTACAGCAATTGAGTGGCTTTAATAGCCGTTTTACAAGTCTTGATCGATTAAGAGTTGTACCGGAAGCAATTAAGGAGAATGGAGAAGTTGTAGTAGAACGCGGACTGTACGATGACCAAGGTGAAAAAATAGATGTATTGTATCGTCAGACGTATCCACTTGAACATCTAATCGAAGATGAAGACCCTTTAACGAAAGAAAAAGTAGGACAATTTTTAATGAAGCTTGTGGAAGAAAAAGAGTTGGCTGTTATCAATCCTCCTTCCGCTTTTTTGTTGCAATCAAAAGCTATTATGGCTCTTATTTGGGGATTACATGAAGTGAGACATTCTTTTTATACAGAGGAAGAACATCAATGGATTTCGACCTATTTTTTGCCTACTTATATGGATGAGGACTGGTTTTGGCAGCAAAAGGTGAACTATGTAAAGAAACCGTCTTTCGGTCGTGAAGGAGACACGGTTGAAATTTATGGAGGCACAGGTCAAAAACTGGACGAAGATCAGCATAAAACATATAAAGATTCAGTGCCGGTTTATCAGCAGTTTATCGAGCTTCCTAAAACAGTTGTACAAACAGAACAAGGAGAGAAGCAAGTACATTATATGTACGGTTGCTTCTATATAAATGGTCAGGTCAGTTCGATTGGCATTCGTGCTGGGAGACAGATTACAGATAATGAATCATATTTCTTGCCAATCGGCTTAGATAAAGAGGAGGAAAAATAG
- a CDS encoding alpha/beta hydrolase, which produces MKIRLPQPFTFEGGKRAVLLLHGFTGNSSDVRMLGRFLEQRGYTCHAPHYKGHAVPPEELVTTGPVDWWKDVITGYDFLKQKGYEEIAVAGLSLGGVFSLKLGYTVPIKGIVTMCAPMYIKSEEIMYEGVLQYARNFKKHEGKEPEQIELEMKKFLETPMNTLQALQQLITDVRNHVDHIYAPTFVVQGRHDAMINIDSANIIYDSVQSSMKELKWYEESGHVITLDKERAQLHEDIFSFLESLDWNE; this is translated from the coding sequence ATGAAAATTAGATTGCCGCAGCCCTTTACATTTGAAGGCGGGAAACGTGCTGTATTATTGCTGCATGGATTCACTGGGAATTCATCTGATGTTCGAATGCTTGGCCGTTTTTTAGAGCAACGAGGTTATACTTGTCACGCACCGCATTATAAAGGTCACGCTGTCCCACCAGAAGAGTTAGTCACAACAGGTCCTGTGGATTGGTGGAAAGATGTAATAACGGGCTATGATTTTTTGAAACAGAAAGGTTATGAGGAAATTGCCGTAGCAGGGCTGTCTCTTGGAGGCGTATTTTCTCTTAAATTAGGATATACTGTCCCTATTAAGGGTATTGTAACAATGTGTGCACCAATGTATATAAAAAGCGAAGAAATCATGTATGAAGGTGTTTTGCAATACGCTCGTAATTTTAAAAAACATGAGGGAAAAGAGCCGGAGCAAATCGAATTAGAAATGAAGAAGTTTTTAGAAACACCGATGAATACGTTACAAGCGTTGCAGCAATTAATTACGGATGTGCGGAATCATGTGGATCATATTTATGCGCCAACTTTTGTTGTTCAAGGGCGGCATGATGCGATGATTAATATAGATAGTGCCAATATTATCTATGATTCTGTACAATCTTCAATGAAAGAACTAAAGTGGTATGAGGAATCAGGCCATGTCATTACGCTAGATAAGGAACGTGCACAATTGCATGAAGATATCTTTTCATTTTTAGAAAGTTTAGATTGGAATGAGTAA
- a CDS encoding LAGLIDADG family homing endonuclease, producing MEKWEAAYIAGIIDGEGSITLTRMHEGEHRRPCITVASTDKELLIYLQSLTGGTINNKKNYKPDRHKDSFTLTIKKKENVMFILKHISPYLRVDKKRKRSLWILEHYEKVTLRNGKYSPELLKAKLSFEELFFQI from the coding sequence ATAGAAAAGTGGGAAGCAGCATATATAGCAGGAATTATAGATGGAGAGGGTTCCATTACATTGACTAGAATGCATGAAGGTGAACACCGTCGGCCATGTATCACAGTTGCTTCAACTGACAAAGAACTATTAATTTATCTCCAATCTTTAACCGGTGGTACAATCAATAACAAAAAGAATTACAAGCCCGACCGGCATAAAGATTCCTTTACATTAACGATAAAGAAGAAAGAAAATGTCATGTTTATTTTAAAACATATTTCTCCCTATTTAAGAGTCGATAAAAAGAGAAAACGCTCTTTATGGATATTAGAACACTATGAAAAGGTAACTCTGAGGAATGGAAAATATAGTCCAGAATTATTAAAAGCTAAACTATCATTTGAAGAGTTATTCTTTCAAATATAA
- the secG gene encoding preprotein translocase subunit SecG: MHALLVTLLVIVCIALIACVLLQSGKSAGLSGAISGGAEQLFGKQKARGLDLVLHRATVVLSVIFFALTLLIAYFE; encoded by the coding sequence ATGCATGCTTTATTAGTGACACTTTTAGTAATCGTTTGTATCGCATTGATTGCTTGTGTATTACTGCAGTCAGGGAAAAGCGCAGGTCTATCTGGTGCTATTTCCGGTGGTGCAGAACAATTATTCGGTAAACAAAAAGCGCGTGGCTTAGATTTAGTTCTACATAGAGCGACAGTTGTATTATCTGTTATTTTCTTTGCTTTAACGTTGCTAATCGCTTATTTTGAATAA
- the smpB gene encoding SsrA-binding protein SmpB: MPKGMGKQLAQNKKAYHDYFIEDTFEAGIVLQGTEIKSIRAGKANLKDSFAKIERGELYLHNMHVSPYEQGNRYNHDPLRTRKLLLHRKEINKLIGETKETGYTIVPLKLYLKNGFAKILIGLGKGKKQYDKRDDLKKKEAKRDIERAFRERQKM, translated from the coding sequence ATGCCAAAGGGAATGGGCAAGCAACTAGCACAAAATAAAAAAGCGTATCATGATTATTTTATTGAAGATACGTTTGAAGCTGGTATTGTGCTTCAAGGAACAGAAATTAAATCGATTCGAGCAGGCAAAGCGAATCTAAAGGATTCCTTTGCGAAAATTGAACGCGGGGAATTATATTTGCACAACATGCATGTCAGTCCGTATGAGCAAGGAAATCGTTATAATCATGATCCATTGCGAACGAGAAAGCTATTGCTTCATCGCAAGGAAATTAATAAACTAATTGGTGAAACGAAAGAAACAGGTTATACGATTGTTCCGTTAAAATTATATTTAAAAAACGGTTTTGCTAAAATATTAATTGGGCTTGGTAAAGGGAAGAAGCAATACGATAAGCGTGATGACTTGAAGAAAAAAGAAGCAAAACGTGATATCGAACGAGCTTTCCGCGAACGTCAAAAGATGTAG
- a CDS encoding M15 family metallopeptidase — protein sequence MLKPAITATALSSLLFISGCSFTQQDNQHISQEKEQKEPAVQQQEEPEEIREVAVDESAKPAQAGLYTLAEPENIAVLVNKEYSLPEDYKPADLIYPKVDFIFKEKIEKRMMRAEAAKALEKMFRAAKKQNVHLAGVSAYRSHETQVSLFNNYVKRDGLENAKTYSALPGTSEHETGLAIDVTTADGACAAQDCFGDTAEAEWLAKHGHEYGFIIRYPEGKEHITGYKYEPWHLRYLGIEAATEIFESGITLEEYYNAVPVDTEATKK from the coding sequence ATGTTAAAACCAGCAATTACAGCAACCGCCCTATCTTCCTTGTTATTCATTTCAGGTTGTTCATTTACGCAGCAAGATAATCAACATATTTCTCAAGAAAAAGAACAAAAAGAGCCAGCTGTACAACAGCAGGAAGAGCCCGAAGAAATACGTGAGGTGGCAGTCGACGAATCCGCCAAACCCGCTCAAGCAGGGCTGTACACGTTAGCCGAACCTGAAAATATCGCTGTTCTTGTGAATAAAGAATATAGCCTGCCGGAAGATTATAAACCTGCTGATCTCATTTATCCGAAAGTAGACTTTATTTTTAAAGAAAAAATTGAAAAAAGAATGATGCGAGCGGAAGCAGCAAAAGCTTTAGAAAAAATGTTCAGAGCCGCTAAAAAACAAAACGTACATTTAGCCGGTGTTTCCGCCTATCGTTCTCACGAAACCCAAGTATCACTTTTTAACAACTATGTAAAACGCGACGGCCTAGAGAATGCAAAAACATACAGTGCCCTTCCAGGAACAAGCGAACATGAAACAGGATTGGCTATCGATGTCACAACGGCTGATGGGGCCTGTGCCGCGCAAGATTGTTTTGGGGATACGGCAGAGGCAGAATGGCTGGCGAAACATGGACATGAATACGGTTTTATTATCCGCTACCCAGAGGGAAAAGAACATATTACAGGCTATAAATATGAACCTTGGCACTTACGTTATCTGGGGATAGAAGCAGCAACAGAAATTTTTGAAAGTGGTATTACATTAGAAGAATATTATAATGCTGTACCTGTTGATACAGAAGCAACAAAAAAATAA
- a CDS encoding serine/threonine-protein kinase produces the protein MMFQHLYEIKYNRLFIDHINQSNKYEFLDTLGIGSFGVAYLLQHKLTNEKYVLKRLRAKHKNKASTKNNFKQEIAFLQKEMHPNLPTIKEEGFVKGLPFYMMDFIEGQTFEHLIFNKGQTFSVHESLTLVKQLFEIVLTIHDHGIVHRDLRIPNILLHHNKLYVIDFGLACYMKESINIDTIKNPKKVENYISDLYYIGHFLLYLLYSNYTPHDKKERCWQEELQLPLYVQHYIERLLLIQQAFPDTRTAYEALPL, from the coding sequence ATGATGTTTCAACACCTTTATGAAATTAAATACAATCGATTATTTATCGACCACATCAACCAAAGTAATAAGTACGAATTTTTAGACACCTTAGGGATCGGATCCTTTGGAGTCGCTTATTTACTTCAGCATAAGCTCACTAATGAGAAGTATGTTTTAAAACGACTGCGTGCTAAGCATAAAAATAAAGCCTCAACAAAAAATAACTTTAAGCAAGAAATTGCGTTTCTCCAAAAGGAAATGCATCCGAACTTGCCCACTATCAAAGAGGAAGGCTTTGTTAAAGGCCTTCCATTTTATATGATGGATTTTATTGAAGGCCAGACGTTTGAACATCTTATTTTTAATAAAGGACAAACATTCTCCGTCCATGAATCATTAACACTCGTCAAACAATTATTTGAAATTGTACTAACGATTCATGATCACGGAATTGTTCATCGCGATTTACGTATCCCAAACATCCTCCTGCATCATAATAAACTATATGTCATTGATTTTGGCTTAGCTTGTTATATGAAAGAGAGTATAAACATCGATACGATAAAAAATCCGAAAAAAGTAGAAAATTATATTAGCGACCTTTACTATATCGGACATTTCTTACTGTATTTACTATATTCCAATTACACGCCTCATGATAAAAAGGAACGATGCTGGCAGGAAGAACTGCAGTTGCCTCTCTATGTACAGCATTATATAGAACGTTTACTTCTAATCCAACAAGCATTCCCGGATACTCGGACGGCTTATGAAGCACTTCCACTGTAA
- a CDS encoding N-acetylmuramoyl-L-alanine amidase, with protein MTNYTKILICVLTFMLICSGFPMLSHAETIQSSSEKAIVLSENEELVPVLKEETANSEILTSIPNQSEVYVLHTGTSYTYISLTNPLTDENITGYIQNSLISVPETADPDSTDTKMNEEPLDSALEETPTPEITSSETKTKALAVEQQIESEAAVEQQTESEVTAEQALSTIKAPAPTMRGLVVQDSTKVYAQAEDNADVLKSYPEGSILEYASFNNDWYIFKIYVNGVATTAFIKKDDVETIDSKQTSLTGIATNTLAIYSKATTNSKTLKSYAQGSVLKYRTFASDWYEATVYSSGTAVTGYIRTKDVENRVTPQESLSGVAPTTISVYAKASTSSKKLRSYSSGSTLKYKTFTSEWYEATVYISGVATKGYIKKSDMEEKGTTYYVYGASSLNIREGAGTSYGIVTAVKKGQAVTLFETKGNWGRIETSSGIMGWASLSYLTKTKPSQGLENRVIVIDAGHGGKDPGAYYIEKNLTLQTAKQLQTLLKKAGAKVVMTRSTDTYLTLSQRVAISHNNKADAFVSLHYNASSSSSAKGIETFYWATNVNEKTLAQYVQGEVVKQTGLSNRGVKTGNFHVIRENKKPAILVELGFLSNATERKKVSTETYQYKSAIGIYKGLEKYFD; from the coding sequence ATGACAAACTACACAAAAATTCTCATCTGCGTACTCACTTTCATGTTGATTTGTTCAGGCTTCCCCATGCTAAGCCATGCAGAAACCATTCAGAGCAGTTCTGAGAAGGCCATCGTCTTGTCGGAAAACGAAGAACTGGTCCCCGTTTTAAAAGAAGAGACAGCAAACAGTGAGATTTTAACTTCTATCCCAAATCAATCAGAAGTTTATGTACTACATACAGGAACAAGCTATACATACATAAGCCTTACCAATCCACTCACGGATGAGAACATAACGGGGTATATCCAAAATTCATTGATTTCTGTACCCGAGACAGCGGATCCAGATTCAACAGATACAAAAATGAATGAGGAACCTTTAGACAGTGCTCTTGAAGAAACACCTACACCTGAAATAACTAGTTCAGAAACAAAAACAAAAGCACTAGCAGTTGAACAACAGATAGAAAGTGAAGCAGCAGTCGAACAGCAAACAGAAAGCGAAGTCACAGCCGAACAGGCGCTATCAACGATTAAAGCTCCAGCTCCAACGATGCGCGGGTTAGTTGTACAAGATTCTACCAAGGTCTATGCACAAGCGGAGGACAATGCCGATGTACTGAAAAGCTACCCAGAAGGAAGTATCTTAGAATATGCATCATTCAATAACGATTGGTATATTTTCAAGATTTATGTAAATGGTGTAGCAACAACAGCATTCATCAAAAAAGACGATGTGGAAACAATCGATTCTAAGCAAACGAGCTTAACAGGGATTGCCACTAACACGCTTGCTATTTATTCAAAAGCAACAACGAATTCAAAAACCTTAAAGTCTTATGCTCAAGGTTCTGTTTTAAAATATCGGACATTCGCTTCCGACTGGTATGAAGCAACGGTTTATTCCTCCGGTACAGCTGTTACAGGTTATATTAGAACGAAAGATGTAGAAAACAGGGTAACACCGCAGGAATCGCTAAGTGGTGTCGCACCAACTACAATATCTGTATATGCAAAAGCTTCTACTAGTTCTAAAAAGTTAAGGTCCTATTCTTCAGGTTCCACTTTAAAGTATAAAACGTTCACCTCTGAGTGGTATGAAGCTACTGTTTACATAAGTGGTGTCGCTACCAAAGGTTATATTAAAAAAAGTGATATGGAAGAAAAGGGAACGACTTATTATGTATACGGAGCATCTTCCTTAAACATTCGTGAGGGTGCAGGCACAAGCTACGGCATAGTAACAGCCGTCAAAAAAGGACAAGCCGTGACCTTATTCGAAACGAAAGGAAACTGGGGTAGAATCGAAACGAGTTCCGGTATTATGGGCTGGGCGTCCCTATCCTATTTAACCAAAACTAAGCCTTCTCAAGGATTAGAGAATCGAGTCATTGTCATTGATGCAGGCCACGGTGGAAAAGATCCAGGAGCCTATTATATTGAAAAGAATCTGACCCTTCAAACGGCGAAACAGCTTCAAACCTTACTTAAAAAGGCGGGAGCAAAAGTAGTTATGACACGTTCAACTGATACGTACTTAACACTTTCACAGCGAGTAGCTATTAGCCACAACAATAAGGCAGATGCATTTGTTAGTCTTCATTACAATGCAAGCTCAAGTTCAAGTGCAAAAGGAATTGAAACTTTCTATTGGGCAACAAATGTTAACGAGAAAACGCTTGCTCAGTATGTTCAGGGTGAAGTCGTTAAACAAACAGGCTTAAGTAACCGAGGTGTGAAGACAGGAAACTTCCATGTTATCCGTGAAAATAAAAAACCTGCTATATTAGTAGAGTTAGGCTTCCTTTCCAATGCAACAGAAAGAAAAAAAGTTTCTACAGAAACCTACCAATACAAATCAGCAATCGGAATTTATAAAGGTCTCGAAAAATACTTTGATTGA